In Gossypium arboreum isolate Shixiya-1 chromosome 5, ASM2569848v2, whole genome shotgun sequence, a single genomic region encodes these proteins:
- the LOC108486675 gene encoding zinc-finger homeodomain protein 5, whose translation MEVRGQEHDIKTPGSSAFGLHSPGVERRRDGNHNGTAVLTCTQTLDHIHRLQRQQSLGQGRSPHPDRVAAATGAAAVAPISVGSNAKPSSFVRYRECLKNHAASIGGNVYDGCGEFMPSGEEGTLEALKCAACDCHRNFHRKEVDGETQFGANPSRTLMLNPLQLPPPLPSPTMLHPHHKYSIHTSPSSAIVASMNNMAFGSGGGGGNESSSEDLNVFQSNADGVPPPPPYVLSKKRFRTKFTHEQKDKMLELAEKVGWRINKQDEEEVQKFCAEYGVKRQVFKVWMHNNKNVKKPPPE comes from the coding sequence ATGGAAGTGAGAGGCCAAGAACATGATATTAAAACGCCAGGGTCTTCAGCCTTTGGTCTTCACTCTCCTGGAGTAGAGAGAAGAAGAGATGGTAACCATAATGGTACGGCCGTTCTCACTTGCACTCAAACCCTAGATCATATTCATCGTCTCCAGAGGCAGCAATCACTCGGTCAAGGGAGATCCCCACATCCGGATCGAGTCGCTGCCGCCACTGGTGCTGCAGCTGTTGCACCCATTTCAGTTGGTTCAAACGCAAAGCCGTCCAGCTTCGTCAGATACCGAGAGTGTCTTAAGAACCACGCCGCCAGCATCGGCGGGAATGTGTACGATGGCTGCGGCGAGTTCATGCCTAGTGGGGAAGAAGGAACACTCGAGGCCTTGAAATGTGCTGCCTGTGACTGCCATCGCAACTTTCATCGCAAGGAGGTTGATGGGGAGACTCAATTCGGGGCTAATCCCAGTAGAACTTTGATGCTTAACCCACTTCAGTTGCCTCCTCCGTTGCCATCCCCAACCATGCTGCACCCTCATCATAAGTATTCAATTCATACAAGTCCGTCCAGTGCAATAGTTGCATCGATGAATAACATGGCGTTCGGAAGCGGCGGTGGCGGTGGGAACGAGTCTTCAAGCGAGGATCTTAACGTGTTCCAATCTAACGCCGACGGAGTGCCCCCGCCTCCGCCATATGTGTTGTCAAAGAAGAGGTTCCGCACAAAATTTACGCATGAGCAGAAGGATAAGATGTTGGAGTTAGCCGAGAAAGTGGGTTGGAGGATCAATAAACAAGACGAAGAGGAAGTACAGAAATTTTGTGCTGAGTATGGGGTGAAAAGGCAGGTATTCAAGGTTTGGATGCATAATAACAAGAACGTGAAGAAGCCGCCACCGGAATAA